In one window of Azotobacter salinestris DNA:
- a CDS encoding alpha-1,4-glucan--maltose-1-phosphate maltosyltransferase — protein sequence MPDTRSHEVRQPGVHCENHRPTLDEALRLPRIAIENTEPTIDNGRFAVKATAGQPVTVTSTVFTDGHDQLGAALYWRADGESGWHRLRMRFAGNDRWQVEFTPLRVARHLFVVEAWWDAYETYRHELQKKHAAGVPVSLELQEGRLHLQRAVEHTQGEVRATLEDLLRRLDQAPHTEAVELLLSGEASAAMSAADLHPHRTYSNAFPLDVERERALFASWYELFPRSQTDSPHRHGTFKDVIARLPAIHDMGFDVLYFPPIHPIGRRFRKGRNNSLEAGPDDPGSPYAIGSEEGGHEAIHPQLGSREEFRELVAAAGEYDLEIALDFAIQCSQDHPWLKQHPGWFSWRPDGSIRYAENPPKKYQDIVNVDFYARDALPDLWVALRDVVLGWVAEGVKIFRVDNPHTKPLPFWEWLIGDVRSKHPEVIFLSEAFTRPPMMLRLGKLGFSQSYTYFTWRNTKEELGAYFAELNEAPAKYCMRPNFFVNTPDINPVFLQHSGRAGFLIRAALATMGSGLWGMYSGFELCEAAALPGKEEYLDSEKYEIRPRDYQAPGNIVAEIAQLNRIRRYNPALQTHLGFKLYTIWNDNILLFGKRTADLSNFVLVAVNLDPWHPQEAHFELPLWEFGLPDHADMHGEDLMSGHRWTWHGKIQWTRLDPNYLPFGIWKLSPPK from the coding sequence ATGCCCGATACGAGGTCCCACGAAGTGCGCCAGCCCGGCGTGCATTGCGAGAACCACCGTCCGACCCTGGACGAGGCGCTGCGCCTGCCGCGGATCGCCATCGAGAACACCGAACCGACCATCGACAACGGGCGCTTCGCCGTCAAGGCGACCGCCGGCCAGCCGGTGACGGTGACCAGCACCGTCTTCACCGACGGTCACGACCAGCTCGGCGCCGCCCTCTACTGGCGCGCCGACGGCGAAAGCGGCTGGCACCGCCTGCGCATGAGGTTCGCCGGCAACGACCGCTGGCAGGTCGAGTTCACGCCGCTGCGCGTCGCCCGGCACCTGTTCGTGGTCGAGGCCTGGTGGGACGCCTACGAAACCTATCGGCACGAGCTGCAGAAAAAGCATGCCGCCGGGGTGCCGGTTTCCCTTGAGCTGCAGGAAGGCCGCCTGCATCTGCAGCGGGCCGTCGAACACACCCAGGGCGAGGTCCGCGCCACGCTGGAGGACCTGTTGCGGCGTCTGGATCAGGCCCCGCATACCGAGGCCGTGGAGCTGCTGCTGAGCGGCGAGGCCTCGGCCGCCATGAGCGCCGCCGATCTGCACCCGCATCGCACCTACAGCAACGCCTTCCCCCTGGACGTGGAGCGCGAGCGCGCCCTGTTCGCCAGCTGGTACGAGCTCTTCCCCCGCTCGCAGACCGACAGTCCGCATCGCCACGGCACCTTCAAGGACGTCATCGCCCGCCTGCCGGCGATCCATGACATGGGCTTCGACGTCCTCTACTTCCCGCCGATCCATCCGATCGGCCGGCGTTTTCGCAAGGGTCGCAACAACAGCCTGGAGGCGGGGCCGGACGATCCCGGCAGCCCCTATGCCATCGGCAGCGAGGAGGGCGGCCACGAGGCCATCCACCCGCAACTGGGTTCGCGCGAGGAGTTCCGCGAGCTGGTCGCCGCCGCCGGCGAGTACGACCTGGAAATCGCCCTGGACTTCGCCATCCAGTGTTCCCAGGACCATCCCTGGCTGAAGCAGCATCCCGGCTGGTTCTCCTGGCGCCCGGACGGCAGCATCCGCTATGCGGAGAATCCGCCGAAGAAGTACCAGGACATCGTCAACGTCGACTTCTACGCCAGGGATGCCCTTCCCGACCTCTGGGTGGCGCTGCGCGACGTGGTGCTCGGCTGGGTCGCCGAGGGGGTGAAGATCTTCCGCGTCGACAACCCGCACACCAAGCCGCTGCCGTTCTGGGAGTGGCTGATCGGCGACGTGCGCAGCAAGCACCCGGAGGTGATCTTCCTCTCCGAGGCCTTCACCCGCCCGCCGATGATGCTGCGCCTGGGCAAGCTCGGCTTCTCGCAGAGCTACACCTACTTCACCTGGCGCAACACCAAGGAGGAGCTTGGTGCCTACTTCGCGGAGCTGAACGAAGCGCCGGCGAAGTACTGCATGCGGCCGAACTTCTTCGTCAACACGCCGGACATCAACCCCGTCTTCCTGCAGCACTCCGGACGCGCCGGCTTTCTGATCCGTGCCGCCCTGGCCACCATGGGTTCCGGGCTGTGGGGCATGTATTCGGGCTTCGAGCTGTGCGAGGCGGCGGCGCTGCCCGGCAAGGAGGAATACCTCGACTCGGAGAAGTACGAGATCCGCCCGCGCGACTATCAGGCGCCCGGCAACATCGTCGCCGAGATCGCCCAGCTCAACCGCATCCGCCGCTACAACCCGGCGCTGCAGACCCATCTCGGCTTCAAGCTGTACACCATCTGGAACGACAACATCCTGCTGTTCGGCAAGCGCACGGCGGACCTGTCCAACTTCGTCCTGGTTGCCGTCAACCTCGATCCCTGGCACCCCCAGGAGGCCCATTTCGAGCTGCCGCTCTGGGAGTTCGGCCTGCCCGATCACGCCGACATGCACGGCGAGGACCTGATGAGCGGCCATCGCTGGACCTGGCACGGCAAGATCCAGTGGACGCGCCTCGACCCGAACTATCTGCCCTTCGGTATCTGGAAGCTGAGCCCGCCGAAGTGA
- a CDS encoding Bax inhibitor-1/YccA family protein, giving the protein MHEPNSYALQSAQAEQLEVSRVLRNTYGLLALTLGFSGLVAFVAQQMRLPYPNIFVVLIGFYGLFFLTVKLRDSAWGLLSTFALTGFMGYTLGPILNHYMGMPNGGEVVSSAFAMTALVFGGLSAYVLTTRKDMSFLSGFITVGFFVLLGATLAGLFFEISGLQLAISAGFVLFSSACILFQTSAIIHGGERNYIMATISLYVSIYNLFVSLLQIFGIMSSDD; this is encoded by the coding sequence ATGCACGAACCCAACAGTTATGCCCTTCAATCCGCTCAGGCGGAGCAGCTGGAAGTCAGCCGCGTCCTGCGCAACACCTATGGTCTGCTGGCCCTGACCCTCGGTTTCAGCGGCCTGGTGGCCTTCGTGGCGCAACAGATGCGCCTGCCTTACCCGAACATCTTCGTGGTCCTGATCGGCTTCTACGGCCTGTTCTTCCTCACCGTGAAGCTACGCGACTCGGCTTGGGGTCTGCTTTCCACCTTCGCTCTGACCGGCTTCATGGGCTACACCCTGGGTCCGATCCTCAACCACTACATGGGCATGCCCAACGGCGGCGAAGTGGTGTCCTCGGCCTTCGCCATGACCGCTCTGGTGTTCGGCGGCCTGTCCGCCTACGTGTTGACCACCCGCAAGGACATGAGCTTCCTCAGCGGCTTCATCACCGTCGGCTTCTTCGTCCTGCTCGGCGCCACCCTGGCCGGCCTGTTCTTCGAGATCAGCGGCCTGCAGCTGGCGATCAGCGCCGGCTTCGTGCTGTTCTCGTCGGCCTGCATCCTGTTCCAGACCAGCGCCATCATCCATGGCGGCGAGCGCAACTACATCATGGCGACGATCAGCCTGTACGTGTCGATCTACAACCTGTTCGTCAGCCTGCTGCAGATCTTCGGCATCATGAGCAGCGACGACTGA
- the tusD gene encoding sulfurtransferase complex subunit TusD, which yields MKFAIALFAPPHAPSSRRALRFAEAVLAGGHEINRLFFYQAGVYNAADSIVTPQDELDLPAQWRAFVERHGLDAVVCIAAALRRGVLDAQEAQRYGRAAVAVTPPWELSGLGQLHEAAQQADRLVCFGGV from the coding sequence ATGAAATTCGCCATCGCCCTGTTCGCCCCGCCCCATGCGCCGTCGTCGCGGCGTGCGCTGCGCTTCGCCGAAGCCGTGCTCGCCGGCGGCCACGAGATCAATCGGCTGTTCTTCTACCAGGCGGGCGTGTACAACGCCGCCGATAGCATCGTCACACCCCAGGACGAACTTGATCTGCCGGCCCAGTGGCGCGCCTTCGTCGAACGGCACGGGCTGGATGCGGTGGTGTGCATCGCCGCCGCCCTGCGCCGCGGCGTGTTGGATGCACAGGAGGCACAGCGCTACGGCCGCGCGGCGGTCGCGGTGACGCCGCCCTGGGAGCTGTCCGGCCTCGGCCAGTTGCACGAAGCCGCCCAGCAGGCCGACCGTCTGGTCTGCTTCGGAGGTGTCTGA
- the tusC gene encoding sulfurtransferase complex subunit TusC: protein MAKSMLIVSRHSPWSGLGAREALDIALAGGAFELPIGMLFLDDGVFQLLPGQQPAAVEQKDLAANLQALPLFGVEDLYVCRQSLRLRGLDGQPLALPATALEGPELADLFDRYDLVISL from the coding sequence ATGGCCAAGTCGATGCTGATCGTCAGCCGCCACAGCCCCTGGAGCGGTCTGGGCGCCCGCGAGGCGCTGGACATCGCCCTGGCCGGCGGCGCCTTCGAGCTGCCCATCGGCATGCTGTTCCTCGACGACGGGGTGTTCCAGCTGCTACCCGGCCAGCAGCCGGCCGCCGTCGAGCAGAAAGACCTCGCCGCCAACCTGCAGGCCCTGCCGCTGTTCGGCGTGGAGGACCTCTACGTCTGCCGCCAGAGCCTGCGCCTGCGCGGCCTGGACGGCCAGCCCCTGGCCCTGCCGGCCACTGCCCTGGAGGGACCGGAGTTGGCCGACCTCTTCGACCGTTACGATCTGGTGATCAGCCTCTGA
- the tusB gene encoding sulfurtransferase complex subunit TusB: MTTLHLLSQSPFASPLDSILRPLGARDGLLLCGDACHALQPGSAPLEMLEHLPASIAIHALEEDLQARNLTAPERVQVVDYPGFVELCTRYDKVNGWL, translated from the coding sequence ATGACGACCTTGCACCTGCTCTCCCAATCGCCGTTCGCCAGTCCGCTGGACAGCATCCTGCGCCCGCTCGGGGCTCGCGACGGCCTGCTGCTCTGCGGCGACGCCTGCCATGCGCTCCAGCCCGGCAGTGCGCCACTCGAAATGCTGGAGCACCTGCCCGCCTCCATCGCCATCCATGCCCTCGAAGAAGACCTGCAGGCGCGCAACCTCACGGCGCCCGAGCGCGTGCAGGTGGTGGACTATCCAGGCTTCGTCGAGCTGTGCACCCGCTACGACAAGGTCAACGGCTGGCTATGA
- a CDS encoding TusE/DsrC/DsvC family sulfur relay protein — protein sequence MNTLNVAGRSLALDKDGYLIDLQDWSEAVAEALARREELELNAEHWEILRLLRDFYAQFQLSPATRPLIKYVALKLGPDKGNSLHLNRLFKGTPAKLAAKLAGLPKPTNCL from the coding sequence ATGAACACCCTGAACGTCGCCGGCCGCAGCCTGGCACTGGACAAGGACGGCTACCTGATCGACCTGCAGGACTGGTCCGAGGCCGTGGCTGAGGCCCTGGCCCGGCGTGAGGAACTGGAGCTGAATGCCGAGCACTGGGAGATCCTCCGCCTGCTGCGCGACTTCTACGCACAGTTCCAGCTGTCGCCGGCGACTCGCCCCCTGATCAAATACGTCGCCCTGAAACTCGGTCCGGACAAGGGCAACAGCCTGCACCTGAACCGCCTGTTCAAGGGTACCCCCGCCAAATTGGCCGCCAAGCTGGCTGGCCTGCCGAAACCGACGAATTGCCTATGA
- a CDS encoding glycosyl transferase family protein, protein MTTVTPEEHPFAQFVRILGKGKRGARSLTREEAREAMGMLLDGKTEEIQLGAFLMLLRHKEESAEELAGFTEAVRARLQPPAGLAVDLDWPSYAGKKRHLPWYLLAVKCLAQNGVRILMHGGGAHTAGRLYSEQLLDLLDIPLCHDWSEVEKALQARNLAFIPLGAWMPHLQRMIELRNTLGLRSPIHSLARMLNPLGARCSLQSIFHPGYQAIHREGSRLLGDTAVVVKGDGGEIEINPDAVSHLYGTAGGESWDEEWPAMAPQRHVKPERLDPAQLQAFWRGEAEDDYGRLAVLGTMALALRALGTPREDALAQAQRHWDARDRSK, encoded by the coding sequence ATGACTACCGTTACCCCTGAAGAACATCCCTTCGCCCAGTTCGTCCGCATCCTCGGCAAGGGCAAGCGCGGCGCGCGCAGCCTGACCCGCGAGGAGGCACGCGAGGCCATGGGCATGCTGCTCGATGGCAAGACCGAGGAAATCCAGCTCGGCGCCTTCCTGATGCTGCTGCGCCACAAGGAGGAAAGCGCCGAGGAGCTGGCCGGCTTCACCGAGGCCGTCCGCGCCCGCCTGCAGCCCCCGGCCGGCCTCGCCGTCGACCTGGACTGGCCGAGCTACGCCGGCAAGAAGCGCCATCTGCCCTGGTATCTGCTGGCGGTGAAATGCCTGGCGCAGAACGGCGTGCGCATCCTCATGCACGGTGGCGGCGCGCACACCGCCGGGCGCCTCTACAGCGAGCAGTTGCTCGACCTGCTGGACATTCCCCTGTGCCATGACTGGAGCGAGGTCGAAAAGGCTCTGCAGGCCCGCAACCTGGCCTTCATCCCGCTCGGCGCCTGGATGCCGCACCTGCAGCGGATGATCGAGCTGCGCAACACCCTGGGCCTGCGCTCGCCGATCCACTCCCTGGCGCGCATGCTCAACCCGCTCGGCGCACGCTGCAGCCTGCAGAGCATCTTCCACCCCGGCTACCAGGCCATCCACCGCGAGGGCAGCCGCCTGCTCGGCGATACCGCCGTGGTGGTCAAGGGCGATGGCGGCGAGATCGAGATCAATCCCGATGCCGTCAGCCACCTGTACGGCACCGCCGGCGGCGAGAGCTGGGACGAGGAATGGCCGGCCATGGCCCCGCAGCGCCACGTCAAGCCCGAGCGGCTCGACCCGGCGCAGCTGCAGGCCTTCTGGCGCGGCGAGGCCGAGGACGACTACGGCCGCCTGGCCGTGCTGGGCACCATGGCCTTGGCTCTGCGCGCCCTCGGCACGCCACGCGAGGACGCTCTGGCCCAGGCGCAGCGCCACTGGGACGCCCGCGACCGCTCGAAGTGA
- the cysG gene encoding siroheme synthase CysG encodes MDYLPLFHNLKGRHVLLVGGGEVALRKARLLADAGAVLRVVAPQIEEALAELVRERGGHCLVRSYAAEDLDGCVLAIAATDDHEVNVRISGDAHDRGVPVNVVDSPALCSVIFPAIVDRSPLLVAVSSGGDAPVLARLMRARIETWIPASYGQLAGLAKKFRDQVKHLLPNVQQRRVFWEEVFQGPIAERLLAGQGMEAERLLEAKLAGAAPKALGEVYLVGAGPGDPDLLTFRALRLMQQADVVLYDRLVAPAIIELCRRDAERVYVGKRRAEHALPQEQINRLLVQLASEGKRVLRLKGGDPFIFGRGGEEIEELAAHGIPFQVVPGITAASGCAAYAGIPLTHRDHAQSVRFVTGHLKDGTFDLPWADLVAPAQTLVFYMGLVGLPVICQRLIEHGRAATTPAALIQQGTTPQQRVIASTLAELPGRVEQEKVAAPTLLIVGEVVQLRDKLAWFEGRQSAD; translated from the coding sequence ATGGACTATCTTCCGTTGTTCCACAACCTCAAGGGCCGCCATGTGCTGCTGGTCGGCGGCGGCGAGGTCGCCCTGCGCAAGGCACGGCTGCTCGCCGATGCCGGTGCCGTGCTGCGAGTCGTGGCGCCGCAGATCGAGGAGGCACTCGCCGAGCTGGTGCGGGAGAGGGGCGGGCACTGCCTGGTGCGGAGCTATGCAGCAGAGGATCTGGACGGCTGCGTACTGGCCATCGCCGCCACCGACGACCACGAAGTGAACGTCCGGATTTCCGGCGATGCCCATGACCGTGGCGTGCCGGTCAACGTGGTGGATTCGCCGGCCCTGTGCAGCGTGATCTTCCCGGCCATCGTCGACCGTTCGCCGCTGCTCGTCGCGGTGTCCAGCGGCGGAGATGCACCGGTGCTGGCGCGGCTGATGCGCGCACGGATCGAGACCTGGATTCCGGCCAGCTACGGTCAGTTGGCCGGACTGGCGAAGAAGTTCCGCGATCAGGTCAAACACCTGCTGCCCAACGTGCAGCAGCGCCGGGTGTTCTGGGAGGAGGTGTTCCAGGGACCGATTGCCGAGCGGCTGCTGGCCGGGCAGGGGATGGAGGCCGAGCGGCTGCTCGAGGCCAAGCTTGCCGGTGCGGCGCCCAAGGCGCTCGGCGAGGTCTACCTGGTCGGTGCCGGACCGGGCGATCCGGACCTGCTGACCTTCCGAGCCCTGCGCCTGATGCAGCAGGCCGACGTGGTGCTCTACGACCGCCTGGTGGCCCCGGCGATCATCGAGCTGTGCCGGCGCGATGCCGAGCGTGTCTACGTCGGCAAGCGCCGCGCCGAACATGCCTTGCCGCAGGAGCAGATCAACCGGCTGCTGGTGCAGCTGGCCAGCGAGGGCAAGCGGGTACTGCGCCTGAAGGGCGGCGATCCCTTCATCTTCGGTCGCGGCGGCGAGGAAATCGAGGAACTGGCCGCCCACGGCATTCCCTTCCAGGTAGTGCCGGGAATCACCGCGGCGAGCGGTTGTGCCGCCTACGCGGGCATCCCGCTGACCCACCGCGATCACGCCCAGTCGGTGCGCTTCGTCACCGGCCACCTCAAGGACGGCACTTTCGATCTGCCCTGGGCCGATCTGGTGGCGCCGGCCCAGACCCTGGTGTTCTACATGGGCCTGGTCGGCCTGCCGGTGATCTGTCAGCGGCTGATCGAACATGGCCGTGCGGCGACGACCCCGGCGGCGCTGATCCAGCAGGGCACCACCCCGCAGCAGCGGGTTATCGCTTCCACCCTGGCCGAGCTGCCTGGACGGGTGGAGCAGGAGAAGGTCGCAGCGCCGACCCTGCTGATCGTTGGCGAGGTGGTGCAACTGCGCGACAAGCTGGCCTGGTTCGAGGGCCGGCAGAGCGCCGACTGA
- the serS gene encoding serine--tRNA ligase has product MLDSKLVRTQLQEIADRLATRGFQLDVARLESLEAQRKAVQTRTEQLQAERNARSKAIGQAKSRGEDIAPLLAEVDRMGSDLEAGKRELEAIQAELDALMLSIPNLPHESVPVGADEEGNVEVRRWGTPHTFDFEIKDHVALGERHGWLDFETAAKLSGARFALMRGPIARLHRALAQFMLDLHTSEHGYEEAYTPYLVQAPALQGTGQLPKFEEDLFKISREGEADFYLIPTAEVSLTNIVAGEILDAKQLPLKFVAHTPCFRSEAGASGRDTRGMIRQHQFDKVEMVQIVEPAKSFEALEELTGNAEKVLQRLELPYRVLALCTGDMGFGATKTYDLEVWVPSQDKYREISSCSNCGDFQARRMQARWRNPETGKPELVHTLNGSGLAVGRTLVAVLENYQQADGSIRVPEVLKPYMGGIEVIG; this is encoded by the coding sequence ATGCTCGACTCCAAACTGGTTCGTACCCAACTGCAGGAGATTGCGGACCGCCTGGCAACCCGTGGCTTCCAACTGGACGTGGCGCGTCTCGAGAGCCTCGAAGCCCAGCGCAAGGCCGTGCAAACCCGCACCGAACAGCTGCAGGCCGAGCGCAACGCCCGCTCCAAGGCCATCGGTCAGGCCAAATCGCGCGGCGAGGACATCGCGCCGCTGCTGGCCGAGGTCGACCGCATGGGCAGCGATCTGGAGGCCGGCAAGCGCGAGCTGGAAGCCATCCAGGCCGAACTCGACGCTCTGATGCTGAGCATTCCCAACCTGCCGCACGAGTCGGTGCCGGTCGGTGCCGACGAGGAGGGCAACGTGGAGGTGCGCCGCTGGGGCACTCCGCATACTTTCGATTTCGAGATCAAGGACCATGTCGCCCTCGGCGAGCGCCATGGCTGGCTGGACTTCGAGACCGCGGCCAAGCTTTCCGGTGCCCGCTTCGCGCTGATGCGCGGCCCCATCGCCCGGCTGCACCGGGCCCTGGCGCAGTTCATGCTCGACCTGCACACGAGCGAGCACGGCTACGAGGAAGCCTACACCCCCTACCTGGTGCAGGCCCCGGCCCTGCAGGGCACCGGCCAGCTGCCGAAGTTCGAGGAGGATCTGTTCAAGATCAGCCGCGAGGGCGAGGCCGATTTCTACCTGATCCCCACCGCCGAGGTGTCGCTGACCAACATCGTGGCCGGCGAGATCCTCGATGCCAAACAGCTGCCGCTGAAGTTCGTCGCTCATACCCCGTGTTTTCGCAGCGAGGCCGGCGCCTCCGGCCGCGACACCCGCGGCATGATCCGCCAGCACCAGTTCGACAAGGTGGAGATGGTGCAGATCGTCGAGCCGGCCAAGTCCTTCGAGGCGCTCGAGGAGCTGACCGGCAACGCCGAGAAGGTGTTGCAGCGGCTCGAGCTGCCGTACCGCGTGCTGGCCCTGTGCACCGGCGACATGGGCTTCGGCGCGACCAAGACCTACGACCTGGAGGTCTGGGTGCCGAGCCAGGACAAGTACCGGGAAATCTCCTCCTGCTCCAACTGCGGCGACTTCCAGGCGCGGCGCATGCAGGCGCGCTGGCGCAACCCGGAAACCGGCAAGCCGGAGCTGGTGCATACTCTCAATGGTTCCGGCCTGGCGGTCGGCCGCACCCTGGTGGCGGTACTGGAAAACTACCAGCAGGCCGACGGCTCGATCCGCGTGCCCGAGGTGCTCAAGCCCTACATGGGCGGCATCGAGGTCATCGGCTAG
- the crcB gene encoding fluoride efflux transporter CrcB translates to MIGVTLAVAAGGALGCLLRFATSNWVTAHWPQHFYAATLVVNIVGCLLIGYLYGQLLMRPEVPLALRAGLVVGFLGGLTTFSSFSLDTLRLLESGQAPLAFGYLALSVLGGLLATWAGLTLTKL, encoded by the coding sequence ATGATTGGCGTGACCTTGGCGGTGGCTGCGGGCGGCGCGCTCGGCTGCCTGCTGCGCTTCGCCACCAGCAACTGGGTAACGGCGCACTGGCCGCAGCATTTCTATGCCGCCACCCTGGTCGTCAACATTGTCGGCTGCCTGCTGATCGGCTATCTCTATGGCCAGCTCCTGATGCGTCCCGAAGTGCCGCTGGCGCTGCGGGCCGGGCTGGTCGTCGGCTTTCTCGGCGGCCTGACCACCTTTTCATCCTTTTCCCTCGACACGCTGCGCCTGCTGGAAAGCGGCCAGGCCCCGCTGGCCTTCGGCTACCTGGCGCTCAGCGTGCTGGGCGGTCTGCTCGCCACCTGGGCCGGCCTGACACTCACCAAGCTCTGA
- a CDS encoding replication-associated recombination protein A, with protein sequence MDLFRADPPAQPLAARLRPTSLDEYVGQEHLLARGKPLREALEQGALHSMIFWGPPGVGKTTLARLLAKVTDAHFETISAVLAGVREIRQAVEVARQQAAQHGRRTILFVDEVHRFNKSQQDAFLPYVEDGTLVFIGATTENPSFELNNALLSRARVYVLKSLDEAALRRLAGRALGEERGLGGRRLSLPEDGLQTLLAAADGDGRRLLNLLENAADLVEDGETIGVELLGNLLGDSRRRFDKGGEAFYDQISALHKSVRGSNPDAALYWFARMLDGGCDPLYLARRVVRMASEDIGNADPRALPLCLAAWDVQERLGSPEGELALAQAIVYLACAPKSNAVYSAFKAAMADAAQQGSLEVPLHLRNAPTRLMKELGYGEEYRYAHDEPEAYAAGEDYFPENLEPRRYYQPVPRGLELKIRDKLQHLAELDRASPWQRRKP encoded by the coding sequence ATGGACCTGTTTCGCGCCGACCCTCCCGCCCAGCCCCTGGCCGCGCGTCTGCGCCCGACCAGCCTGGACGAATATGTCGGTCAGGAGCATCTGCTGGCCCGTGGCAAGCCGCTGCGCGAGGCGCTGGAGCAGGGTGCCCTGCATTCGATGATCTTCTGGGGGCCGCCCGGGGTCGGCAAGACCACCCTGGCGCGGCTGCTGGCGAAAGTCACTGACGCGCATTTCGAGACAATCTCCGCGGTGCTTGCCGGCGTCAGGGAGATTCGCCAGGCGGTCGAAGTCGCGCGTCAGCAGGCGGCCCAGCACGGCCGGCGAACGATCCTCTTCGTCGACGAGGTGCACCGCTTCAACAAGTCGCAACAGGACGCCTTCCTGCCGTACGTGGAAGACGGCACCCTGGTCTTCATCGGCGCCACCACCGAGAACCCCTCCTTCGAGTTGAACAATGCGCTGCTCTCGCGGGCCCGCGTCTACGTGCTTAAGAGTCTGGACGAGGCGGCCCTGCGCCGGCTGGCCGGGCGCGCCCTGGGCGAGGAGCGCGGGCTGGGAGGACGCCGCCTGAGCCTGCCGGAGGACGGTCTCCAGACGCTGCTGGCGGCAGCCGACGGCGACGGACGGCGCCTGCTCAATCTGCTGGAGAACGCCGCCGATCTGGTCGAGGATGGCGAGACGATCGGTGTCGAGCTGCTCGGCAATCTGCTGGGCGACAGCCGCCGGCGTTTCGACAAGGGCGGCGAGGCCTTCTACGATCAGATTTCCGCGCTGCACAAGTCAGTGCGCGGCTCGAATCCCGATGCCGCGCTCTACTGGTTCGCGCGAATGCTCGATGGCGGCTGCGATCCGCTGTACCTCGCCCGCCGCGTGGTGCGCATGGCCAGCGAGGACATTGGCAATGCCGATCCGCGAGCGCTACCCCTGTGTCTGGCGGCCTGGGACGTGCAGGAGCGTCTGGGCAGCCCCGAGGGCGAGCTGGCGCTGGCCCAGGCCATCGTCTACCTGGCCTGTGCGCCGAAGAGCAACGCCGTCTACAGCGCCTTCAAGGCAGCCATGGCCGATGCCGCGCAGCAGGGCTCGCTGGAGGTGCCGCTGCACCTGCGCAACGCGCCGACCAGGCTGATGAAGGAGCTGGGCTACGGCGAGGAATACCGCTACGCCCATGACGAGCCGGAGGCCTATGCCGCCGGCGAGGACTACTTCCCCGAAAACTTGGAGCCGCGCCGTTACTACCAGCCGGTACCGCGTGGCCTGGAGCTGAAGATCCGCGACAAGCTGCAGCATCTGGCCGAACTCGACCGCGCCAGTCCTTGGCAGAGGAGAAAGCCATGA
- the lolA gene encoding outer membrane lipoprotein chaperone LolA: protein MRLFRMLLLSAVTFVLLPAQADERSIQRLTQLLDRAQTLTARFSQLTLDGSGTQLQETSGEMALKRPGLFRWHTDAPQEQLLVSNGKTVWLYDPDLEQVTIRSLDQRLTHTPALLLSGDISKIGENFEITHKEAGGVVDFILKPKAKDTLFDNLRLSFREGVVNDMQLIDGVGQRTNILFFGVKMNQLLDTAQFDFKVPEGTDVIQE, encoded by the coding sequence ATGCGCCTTTTCCGCATGCTGTTGCTGTCCGCTGTCACTTTCGTCCTGCTGCCGGCGCAGGCCGACGAGCGCTCGATCCAGCGCCTGACCCAGTTGCTTGACCGGGCACAGACCCTGACCGCGCGCTTCTCCCAGCTCACCCTCGACGGCTCCGGCACCCAGTTGCAGGAAACCTCCGGCGAGATGGCGCTGAAGCGCCCGGGGCTGTTCCGCTGGCATACCGATGCGCCGCAGGAGCAGCTTCTGGTGTCCAATGGCAAGACGGTCTGGCTCTACGACCCGGACCTGGAGCAGGTGACCATCCGCAGCCTCGACCAGCGCCTGACCCATACCCCGGCACTGCTGCTCTCCGGCGATATCTCGAAGATCGGCGAGAATTTCGAGATCACCCACAAGGAAGCCGGCGGCGTGGTGGATTTCATCCTCAAGCCGAAGGCCAAGGACACCCTGTTCGACAACCTGCGCCTGTCTTTCCGTGAGGGTGTGGTCAACGACATGCAACTGATCGACGGGGTCGGCCAGCGTACCAACATCCTGTTCTTCGGGGTGAAGATGAACCAGTTGCTCGATACCGCGCAGTTCGATTTCAAGGTGCCGGAAGGCACCGACGTCATTCAGGAGTGA